The sequence below is a genomic window from Humulus lupulus chromosome 3, drHumLupu1.1, whole genome shotgun sequence.
aattctaaaagGTAACCCTAAACACCATGATGAGAATGATTGTTGGAAAGCGTTACTACGAAGATTGCATTGTCTCGGAAGAGGCTGAGATGTTCCAAGAAATGATCACACAGACGCCCAAATTATCCTCATATACGCTCATAAGTGATTTCATTCCGATGTTGAGGATATTTGGGTACGAAAAAAAGATTAGAAAAAATATGATTGAATTGCAGAATAATAGAGATAAGTTCATGCAGAATCTTATAGAGCAACAAAAGAAAGCAACGAAAAATGATGATAATTCTCTGTCTCAAGAGAAAAAGATGAAGACCATGATTGAAGTGTTACTAACTTTACAAGAGTCTGAACCTGAGTACTACAAAGATGAGATTATCAAAGGGCTTATGCTggtaatatatatagatatatacaagcaaattaataaattaagttGCATATATATAGGGAACTATTACAACGCATtcttttttttgcaacaccggtacatcttttttctatttttggcacctggatagatataatctcaAATTTTGTTATATGaaggtgtacattgtagttatttataatatcctgcaaattttcaagaaattcttaaTAGTTTACGAAAtcgaaaacaaggttcaaactgtcaaattttacatgcGTATACAAAAAAAATAGGCACGCATGCAACATACAGTTTAGACCTtgttttcggtaccataatttattcagaatttcttgaaaatttgtaggaagttctagatagctataatgtacaccgtTATATAAACAAATTTGGGATGATATCTATCCAGGTGATGAAAATAGAAAAAAGATacaccggtgttgcaaaaaaatAGGATGGTGTAGTCgctccttatatatatatataaatatatatatgagaaatGCTAATGGGCACCactggtgcccaacaccacaagaAGGTAGCATACCACTATTGGTGTAATCTAATATCGGGTCtcacacatttgaatttaataagtattatgagatATCGCTAACCAACCATAAAATGACACATCATGTAGTGTTGGGCACCTTAAGgtgccaaatagcaacactcatatatatatttatatatatatatatgatgaagtTACTTACTGACTATTTATTGTGTTCAGGATTTAATAATTGCAGGATCGGACACTTCAGCTGGAACTATGGAAATTGCATTATCTTTTTTGTTGAATCACCCGGAAGTTATGAAGAAGGCACATAGTGAACTAGTCAATTGTGTGGGAGAAGATCGTCTTGTGAACGAGTCTGATTTGGCTAAGCTTCCTTATCTTCATTCTATCATCAAAGAAACATTACGATTGCTCCCACCTGGGCCATTGATCGCACGTGCATCATCCAAAGAAACCACCATTGGTGGATATAGGGTGCCAATTGGTTGCATGGTACTTATCAACACATGGGCTATTCAACGAGACCCAAACACTTGGGTTGAGCCAAATAAGTTCATGCCTGAGAGATTTTTGAAAAATGAAGGACTTGCCCCTAGGGAATTAGGGTTTACATTCCTAGCATTTGGGAATGGAAGAAGGACTTGCCCTGGCGAGAACTTAGCTTGGCGTATGGTTGGTCTAACTTTGGCTACCATTATTCAATGTTTCGAATGGGAAAGGGTGAGTGAGAAGATGGTGGATATGAGTGAACATTTGAGAGGACTCACCTTGTCTATGACTAATCCACTCTTAGCTAAGTGTCAACCCCGTTCCACTATGATGAAAGTTCTTTCTCAAATTCGAAATTAAGTAATAATAAGTGAATAGTGCATGTGTTAGCTTGTCAATATATGCATGCCCTACTcagccaaaattatgaataagTTGTATTGCATGTAATAGTATATGAATAAGTTGACACTTgatgttgttttattttcttgAACTATAGTGATTATTACAATAAATTATGTGATACATTCACCAATTTCTTAGACCGATAGTTTTACTTACTTTTGCAAAAGGATTCAAATTTACTGTCTAGAAAGGGTGTTGCTATTTAGCGCCTTAAGGTGTCCAATATCACATGAGGTGACACCCCATGATTAGTTAGCGATAccccataatacttattaaattcaaataagtgggaCCCGATATTGGATTACGTACACCAATAGAGATATGCCACCTACTTGTAGTGTTGGACACCAGTGGTGTCCCTTAGGAATTCTCGTTTAAAAAGGGTATCTTAATTGGTATCTACACTACAAATAAAGGTAACCTTTAGTGAcaactttttagtcacaacatatattttgtgtgactaaatgcCACTTTtaataacaacaaaaaattacttgtgactaaaaagtcatacttaatcacaagttgtcactaatgtagttttagtcacaacctattatttttagtgataaagtttgttgtgactaaaaatacatttagtgacaacaaattgtgatctttgtgactaatacttttagccacggactttttagtgatgacataGATATAATGATTTTTCCTTAGtcacaaattttttgtttttagtcacaaaatttgttgtgactaaaactaagattttttgtagTGCTAGCTCTAATCAATTAGACCAAGATACATATATAGACTATATATAGATTAGCATTCGAGCAAACCAAATCAACAGAATCATAAATTATCATGTTGCTCTTCTCTCGATTATGCCATTGTCTCCATTTGGTATTTTGCAAAGGGTGTTTCGGAGCAGGAGTGGACTATTCATGAAGACTATGTTGACGATTTTGGTAGAGGACACAGAATATATTTGGACCATATTGGGACCATGTTTTAGGGTATCCGAAAGGAATCAAGATCCCTTGTCAGATTTTTGTGTCTCATAATATGTCCAACCAATATAAAATTGACACATcatttaattttccttttattaaaAATTTGTTACCTCCCCTAGCACTACAAAAAACAAgggctataccgagaacaaaagtCGTCGGTAGAAGACCAAATGTTCTCAGTAAAAATTCTACCGACAACATGTTCTCGGTACACGGTTCTCGATACATCCTCGTCAATAGAGGAAAACTTCTACCGAGGACATTgaatatgttctcggtataggttgtACCGAGGATGATAGTTCTCTGTATAGAGTTGACAATATTGTCACTGAAACCTGTCCAATTTTGTCGTCTGGATGGGCTATACCGAGGACACTATCCTCAGTATAGACTGAAccgatatttttttttatatgtgcaatgtttattcatatatatatatatatatttattgatttaatttgaattaaatataaaacaatagattaaaatgaaaacacttatattaaacatataaataaaaacataagagtatgtttgctggttcaaaataaagagttgtccttaatatgaaaatgtaatagtccatagtaataaaactcatacataagtcctactgactcggtgctccaacatcaggtggtggtggggcacattgagatcccgaGGTGATACAATGAGTTTGGATGTGCTCCTCTAATTGTCGAACACGCTCTTTCATCTCAGTAATCTGTAGTTTGTGGAGGATCAATAGTAAATGGATTttggtcccttatgttaaggatacgtccatatcctttctgatGGTCACGTCGTTTTCtgaagacagtttgtaccaaagacaAGTCATCATCTTCaagcgcactcgaaactggtgtggaactctcagta
It includes:
- the LOC133824873 gene encoding isoflavone 2'-hydroxylase-like codes for the protein MFIYFPLFLIIFFITSHLYNKVQNFPPTLFPTLPIIGHLYILKNTNHFHRTLTQISKWLGPVFHLWFGTHPVLVISSPSTAEECLKQKDTIFANRPLGLTSGKTIYYNYTTLVTSPYNDHWRKLRRISTLEILGANRLSALSYMRTDEVRLLVLRLLRLWDQDDNTPTLNMRSLFMEVTLNTMMRMIVGKRYYEDCIVSEEAEMFQEMITQTPKLSSYTLISDFIPMLRIFGYEKKIRKNMIELQNNRDKFMQNLIEQQKKATKNDDNSLSQEKKMKTMIEVLLTLQESEPEYYKDEIIKGLMLDLIIAGSDTSAGTMEIALSFLLNHPEVMKKAHSELVNCVGEDRLVNESDLAKLPYLHSIIKETLRLLPPGPLIARASSKETTIGGYRVPIGCMVLINTWAIQRDPNTWVEPNKFMPERFLKNEGLAPRELGFTFLAFGNGRRTCPGENLAWRMVGLTLATIIQCFEWERVSEKMVDMSEHLRGLTLSMTNPLLAKCQPRSTMMKVLSQIRN